From the genome of Longimicrobiaceae bacterium, one region includes:
- a CDS encoding serine/threonine-protein kinase: MPDSGIARARYQGLAAARRWEHEPSVPRARFSLAVGDRVGDLTVIGHLACGRVTELYQVWSNKHWCALTAKLVSPAHMRADGVLPASVRREARVLAKLRHPNIVQLFGSGEADGRPYMLLEYLAGPSLFDVLEGLPKRRLHVPDAIRATMNVGAAIHYLHRCGYLYRDLKPANIHLREGVPVLLDFDVVRPIEPARRPADRLGTAPYMAPEQIRRDPLSPATDVYGLGALLYELLTGKWPSEQPAEDDDDEWDDDDDADWDARAAATAISPRNTDGSPRALTTRELTTRYPQLTHPPVPPHLHNPQVTGELERLILRCLDADAGNRFQTVSGMLAALAPLLKGRNRLWPESAPVERRADTRSR; the protein is encoded by the coding sequence ATGCCCGATTCGGGGATCGCCCGCGCACGCTACCAGGGCCTGGCCGCCGCGCGCCGGTGGGAGCACGAGCCCAGCGTGCCGCGCGCCCGGTTCTCGCTGGCAGTGGGCGACCGCGTGGGCGACCTGACGGTCATCGGCCACCTGGCCTGCGGCCGCGTGACCGAGCTGTACCAGGTGTGGAGCAACAAGCACTGGTGCGCGCTGACCGCCAAGCTCGTCTCGCCCGCGCACATGCGGGCGGACGGGGTGCTGCCCGCCTCGGTGCGGCGCGAGGCGCGCGTGCTGGCCAAGCTGCGCCACCCCAACATCGTGCAGCTCTTCGGCAGCGGCGAGGCCGACGGGCGGCCGTACATGCTGCTGGAGTACCTGGCCGGGCCGTCGCTCTTCGACGTTCTGGAGGGCCTTCCCAAGCGCCGCCTGCACGTGCCGGATGCGATCCGCGCCACCATGAACGTGGGCGCCGCCATCCACTACCTGCACCGCTGCGGCTACCTGTACCGCGACCTTAAGCCCGCCAACATCCACCTGCGCGAGGGCGTGCCGGTGCTGCTGGACTTCGACGTGGTGCGGCCCATCGAGCCCGCGCGGCGGCCGGCGGACCGGCTGGGGACGGCGCCGTACATGGCGCCGGAGCAGATCCGCCGCGACCCGCTGAGCCCCGCCACAGACGTGTACGGCCTGGGCGCGCTGCTGTACGAGCTGCTCACCGGCAAGTGGCCCAGCGAGCAGCCCGCCGAGGACGACGACGACGAGTGGGACGACGACGACGATGCCGATTGGGACGCCCGCGCGGCTGCCACCGCCATCTCCCCGCGCAACACCGACGGCAGCCCGCGCGCGCTCACCACGCGCGAGCTGACCACGCGGTACCCGCAGCTCACGCACCCGCCCGTGCCGCCGCACCTGCACAACCCGCAGGTCACGGGTGAGCTGGAGCGGCTGATCCTGCGCTGCCTGGACGCCGACGCGGGCAACCGGTTCCAGACTGTGTCGGGGATGCTGGCCGCGCTGGCGCCGCTGCTCAAGGGCCGCAACCGCCTGTGGCCGGAGAGCGCGCCGGTGGAGAGGCGGGCGGACACGCGGTCGCGGTAA